In the genome of Stomoxys calcitrans chromosome 4, idStoCalc2.1, whole genome shotgun sequence, the window CCCTAGTACAACCATCGGTATCGCCAAATATACAGTCCACACCTTGTTTAGAAGCACCTTGTTCAACGACTTTGACACTTCAGGAAATCAGACCCACTCCGCAACCCAAAGAGACACTTTTGTTCACAGcaatagttcaaatcaaatctagaggacataGATATGATGCCAGGGCAATCATCGATCCTGGGTCACAATCAACTttcatatcagaaaaaattagaaacaaattgCAACTTCCAACAGTTAAGAATTTAATTCACGTCACAGGTTTAAGCGACGCAGTTTCTGAAACATCGACAAAAGCTTGCGTCTTCAATCTTTGCTCACGAGTAAATCCTAGTTTTGAGCTGGAGGTTTGGGCACCAGTCTTAAAGACCCTACCTTCTCATttaccaacacactatttaaGGCAAAATCAATTTGGAGATTTTGCACACCTTAGTCTCGCGGACCCCCGATTCTTTGAAAGTCGACCCGTGGACATGTTAATCGGATTAGATATTGGACCCCTTATATTCACAAAAGGCGGTACTATGAAATCCTTTGGATCACTTATAGCGCAGGACACCGTTTTTGGGTGGATCATAGGAGGACCCATTacggaagaccctaaatccgacagACAAATCACACTTTATAGTGCATCATCATTAGAAAAGATAATCACTCGCTTTTGGGAGGTGGAAGagaccccaaaaaaggttttgaggtcagcagaagatatttattgcgaaaataattacaaaaatacaacacGACGTAATGAGGCGGGGAGATATATCGTAACTTTACCTTTTAAAAGCTgttcagagatcggttcatctaGGAACATCGCATTGGCACAGTTTCatagaatggagaaaaagttgtctaagaccccagataTTAAAGCACATTATGATGCAGCCATATTAGAGTATTTGGAATTAGGACACATGAGGAAGGTAGACCCAAACAGCGTATACAAGACCCCTCACTACTACTTACCTCACCATGCAGTTATCAAACCAGATAGGGTTACCACAAAACTTAGAGTGGTTTTTAACGCATCTAGCCCAACATCAAACAAGAAAAGTCTTAATGATATCTTACATACAGGACCCATACTTCAGCAAGACCTTGTCGTACAAGTGTTGAACTGGAGATTTTTTAAGTACGTCTTCAATGCAGACGTGACAAAGATGTATCGTCAGATCTTAGTAGACCCCAATCAAACAGCATTTCAAAGGATCCTCTTTCGCAAATCAGAAAACCACCCAATTGAGGATTACGAACTCTTAACTGTTACCTTCGGCATAAATTGCGCCCCATTTTTAGCGATTAGGACCCTTCTCCAGTTAGCAGAAGACGTGAAAGATTCTCATCCGTTAGGATCaagaattattaaagaaaatttatatgtcGATGATGTATTAGCGGGCGGACACTCCATAGAAGAAGCTACAGCAGCTAGGAAGGAATTAGCCTCCGCATTAGAATCAGCTGGTTTCGAGCTAAGAAAATGGGCGTCAAATGACACACGTTTGTTAAAGGATTTAAATGAAGACATGCTTCTTCCAATAGATTGGTTAAATATTTCCGAAGCTTCTTCGACAAAGACCCTAGGAATTCGTTGGAATATATCAGGTGATAATTTCACTTTTACGGCCCCTACAGTTGAAGAAAGGCAAATGACACCGTATCAGAGATACGAGACAGTTGAGAGACGGAGTTACTGTCGGAACTGTCTGGCGCGCAGCCATCTGGCCCCAGACTGCCCCGTGGTCACTGCCTGCCGAACATGCGACTACCGCCATCACACAATGCTGCATGGAGCCCCACAGCTTAGGAAGACATACGGCAGCTACAGCCCGCCCCCAATGGAGATTGCCAACCCACGGCAACTTGCAATCGAACCAGCCAACCAGATGCCCATCGTCCAAGGCCCTCCCCCGGTCGAGATACCTTACAGCCGGGCCACTGTTTTTGTACCCACGGCGATGGTGGAATTGGCACCCGAGGAGCAGGACGATTGGGCTGGGGTACGGGTACTTTTGTGCCAGGCATCGACCATCACCCGAATCGCGGCAGCCACAGTAACTCGCCTGGGGATACCGACGAGAGAGCGCAGAGGGCACCGTCTGGCAACAATAAGACTTCGGTCAAGGCATGCGTCGAGGAGGACCATGTATACCATCCGGGCAGTGGTGACCCGGGATTTGCCGCGACGACCCTATTCAGATCCCATCATTCCCGACCCCACAAGCAGCCTAAGATCCCTTTCTTTGGCAGATGCTGACCCTAGAGGCAACGAACCAATCGATGTAGAGGTAGGGGCCGATGCCTACGCCCACCTCCGGAGGAGTGGTGTTGTACAACCCGGATTGGGAGCCGTCTTCGCCCAGGAGACAGATTGGGGATACGTGTTCGTCGGCCCAGTCACCTCACAGGCAAGAAACCAGGATTAAAAAGGTAAGATGTCACTTCGTCACTTGGAGGGGGAGAATGTTCaaagtacgtttgaacatgaagtcatgtgcacccatgtgcagacatgcgttcacgtatgcacatgacccactgtgcataacggtacattgaagtaagttcttaatcgctgattccgccttgacttcatatttgtttacctggaattgttgcttgtagcttggaaagctgaccgttttcgcggggtccaagtgacaagcaacaaccagaaaaagatcagtctcgttttaaatctcaaacccgcgcatcgtattctctccccctcaaagtgaaaacccaagtgaagtgaaaagtaaaaagtgaacatacatacgaacatatataactagagtgaacattgcaacaataaactttgaaacagtgaactaatatatttaacattttagatacaaagtgacacaataacaaccgactcaaaaaccaaatctacactcgacccacaattgcaacatcacaacaaccataagtgcgggacacaacatacaacaccaactaattctaatattgcaaaccccccacctgttaaatacaatgtctatctactacaatcaactatactcataatttaaattttaatctacttactactgctacttaaatctatgaattgtgctatctaaacctaaatatttgctacttaaacactacgatctacttataactaatgaatttaaataacatagaaaagaacatcacaataaacaatcaccaccacatttgaattttaaacataaaacttccTATGTTTTATTTCGGAAGGCAAAACCCTTAATTTGAACCCAAacacggtgaatgaacacatttcgaaccgaacactgattttggtaataaaattcaatgatttgcaagcgttgctcgttagtaagtctattcatgatgaaatgtcaaagcatactgagcatctttctctttgacaccatgtctgaaatcccacgtgatctgtcaaatactaatgcatgaaaatcctaacctcaaaaaaatcaccctttatttattcaccgtggcaatttgggtcttaaagagtggGGAGCTTTCcacaaagcggacatatttgctgacttttgcaataacaatttgagattagaaaacgaatttgatatccaactttaagtccatttgcaatatgaggttcagaTAAATAATATTGAGAGTAGACTACGTTGcttatttattttcagggctgaatgtttgggggacaaccccactccccaaaacacacctaaatcgaatatatttaccgaccaggtccATGTTCGgctccaatgaaaagtattggggagtagagcacgaaattgatacccattttcgggacaaattttctgaggggccaaccccaaaaactccccacaaacagcagttatttattgaccatcgtaatatggggctcaagtaaaggaatttgggaatagaatacgaatctgatatccaaatgtgggacaatgtATTTGGGGGGCACCGCACCTTCCcccaagagtacaaatttacccaccattatttgagattagaaaacaaatatgataaccaattttgtgcttggggtacgcctcatgccataaacttccctctaaccaatgacaatgtggggttaaaataaatggtatttgagagaagtgtctggggaccaacTCACCCTGAAAActcccataaatcggacatacatatttacgggtcaaggcaatatgggactcaaatgaaaggtatttgggagtagatcacgaaattcatatccactttcggcaccacgtttctggggatccacaccaccccctaaacctTCCTACTCCcataatccccatgagaatatcgagctcaaataaagtctcttaagaatggagtacatctgtcatccaaactcaaatgaccctaaaccagTTGATCGAATTCATAAATCGATaaagggattcagataaaggcatttaaattttatattactaaaagctatttaattgtcgaaaaaaaatatttaaaggataatcagcggagcgggcccggttcagctagtttattATAATGTTAACCTTCTCAGACCTTTAGAAAAAATCTGTTTTCTTTTATAACTGAAGACATATAGACGGCATATAATAAAATTGTATGGCACATGCAGTTGAATCTATCAACCGGCAGTCATTCTTCTAATCTCATTACGTTTCATTTTCAGCCAATCGTTATTGCAATTTTTCGTctttagccacatttttattttccctattttgtttttctcaaCGTGTTGCTGTCTGCCGTCTGTTGACAGGTTCTATTGAATTAAACCAAGTTGAAATAATCTCTTCAAGTTTAGCCCGGGCATGTTTTCAACTAGAGACCAAGTCTAGCTAAAAAGGAAAAATGAACTGAAAGATAAGAAACCCCTCGAAGATATGAGAAATGGCATTGGCAAGCAGCTATCTAAATAAGACGACATGATGCTCAAACACGAATTTTGTTTACTTGCCTGCCTCTTTTTTGTCGAGTTTTTGGCCTCTGGAAGGAAACACTGTCTGTCTTCCACAGgatttttatgggctaaagTCAGAGTCATGTTCCAAGTTCATAGGTTTTCTTCTCTTTCTTATTTCATTCGCCAGTCAAGAGTTAAGGATAAAAGAGCGAATTCTTTCGTAGTCAGTTCATGGAGGAGAGGAAGTAAAAAACCCAAAGCCGCTATCATTTTATGCCAACACAAAACTGCATCGAATACAACACTTTGCCAACAAACTATGCACATCGTTCGGATTTGCCAGTGCTGATTTAAGCGTTTCTTTTTTCAACTTCCCTTCGAAGGATGGCAATGAAAAAAAATCGTTGAATGCCACCATATTGAACTGCGATTTTATCATTTATTGATTTGAACAAATAGCCTAAAGAAATTTAAGCATGCTTTTTTATTGTATTGTGAATTGGGGAAAGAAGTATAGGGTGTCCCATAAAGTGGCGCCGctgctttatttatttcaattaaaatcaaatatgttctttttatacccaccaccgaaggatgggggtatattcattttgtcattccgtttgcaacacatcgaaatatccatttccgaccctataaagtatatatattcttgatcagcgtaaaaatctaagacgatctggccatgtccgtccgtctgtccgtctgtctgttgaaatcacgctacagtctttaaaaatagagctattgagctgaaattttgcacagattctttttttgtccataagcaggttaagttcgaagatgggctatatcggactatatcttgatatagcccccatatagaccgatccgccgatttaaggtcttaggaccataaaagccacatttattatccgattttgttgaaatttgggacagtgagttgtgttaggcccttcgacattctttgtcaatttggctcagatcggtccatatttggatatagctgccatatagaccgatcctccgatttagggtctaaggcccataaaagccacatttattatccgattttgctgaaatttcggacagtgagttgtcttaggccctttgacatgtttctttaatttggctcagatcggttcagatttggatataactgccatatagaccgatcctccgatttagggtctaaggcccataaaagccacatttattatccgattttgctgaaatttcggacagtgagatgtgttaggacctttgacatatttcttcaatttggtctagatcggttcaaatttggatatagctgccatatagaccgatttcttgatttatggttttgggcccataaaatgctcatttattgcccgatgtccccgaaatttggaacagtgagttaagttaagccccttgacatatttctgcaatatcgcacagatcggtccagatttgaatatagctgcgatatagaccgatctccggatttgaggtttagggcccataaaagaggcatttattgtccgatttcgccgaaatttgggacagtgctttgtgttaggctcttcgacatgtttgtgcaacttggcccaaatcggtccagatttggatatagctgccatgtagaccgatatctcgatttaaagtcttggccccataaaagcgcatttataatccgatttcactgaaatttgacagagtgacttatattcggcttttcgacatccgtgtcgtatatagttcagatcggtatgaggtatatgagtataaggtatgaaattttcaccgaattttgatgaaaggtggtttacatatatacccgaggtggtgggtatccaaagttcggcccggccgaacttaacgcctttttacttgtttttggagtCACTGCGAGACATTTCACATgtttgaaaatttccataacAGAAGACGAAGGCAAAAAATAGTATGAATTTCAAAAATGACAATGACAAAGGCAACTAGAAATTGAGTATAAATTGGGAGAGATATAATTTTCAAAGTTTAAGACAAAAATCGTTTAATACCCACCCCCCATGATATAAgaggtgtattcattttgtcattccgtttgcaacacagcgaaatatccatttccgtctcTAAAAAGCATGTACATTAGGATGGGTTGATTTTTTGAAGTCATATGGCAAAGAAGTAAGAaagtgctaggttcggccgggccgaatcttatataccctccaccatgaatagcatttgtcgagttctttgcgcggtatatcttttgaggcaaacaaagaataatgaataagaactgtcctgctattggatctatatcaagttatagtccgattcggaccataaatgaatgctgaatattgtagaagtcattgtgtaatatttcagtccattcggataagaattgcaccttgtagggtctcaagaagcaaattcgaaagatcggtttatatgggagctgtatcatagatcgattcagaccatatttaacatttatgttgaaggtcatgggaaaagcatttgttcaaaattttatcctAATTGGATattaagtgcgccctctagcggctcaagaagtcaagatccctgatcggtttatatggcagctatattaggctatgtaccgatttgcgccatactaagcacagttgttggaaaacacCTCTTGaaaaacttcattcaaatcagatgagaactgcgccctctagcggctccagaaatccagattcaagatcggtttatataacagctataccaggttataaaccgatttgaaccatacttagcacagttgttggaagtcataaaaaaacaccacgtggaaaatttcagtcaaatcggatgcgaattgcgccctctagagactcaagaattcaaaacacaagatcggtttatatggccgctatatcaaaacatggaccgatgtggcccatttacaatcccaactgacctacactaataaaaagtatttgtttaaaatttcaagcgcccagctttactAATTCAAaggtttgcgtgctttcgacagacagacggacggacggacagacgatcggatggacagacagaccgacggacatacggatggacggaaagccgaacgcacggacggacgaacggacagacggacagacagacggacgtacagacagacggacggcaaacgatcggacggacagacagacggaaggacggacggacggacggacagatggacagacggacggacggacagacggacggacggacagacggacagacggacggacggacggacagacgatcggacggacaaatggatgGAGGACGGCCGAACGGacttacagacggacggacagacggacggacagacggacggacagacggacggacagacggacggacagacggacggacagacggacagacagacggacggacaggc includes:
- the LOC131997037 gene encoding uncharacterized protein LOC131997037 — encoded protein: MDKNLRERFVNCVDDLVDFETVYSAAKSDDNIHSLEITRVELNSLWDQIKKAYLDCRDRIPEKDETPIDKTKLRNSYKQALETYKRCLSSLNGEILALNEQQDQEKQERISMTQQRDTNDFSPALRLPPCDTDVFKGGYREWPTFRDLFSAIYINNSKLSKVEKLFHLTQKTAGEAREIISNVPLTHEGFDIAWRNLVHRYENKRMQVNEQLRALFNLPSVSVDNASTIQKLQRTIGSCTQTLQTLEVETGGWDPILVYLVSTKLPRIFLEEFESSLADCSSLPSWNQLDVFLTHKFKTLESVGNIKPQYSRYNQPRSEDDKREKRVNSFQTNVNPNFKNTGSRPSNNTQSHYNAQNNKPVCQLCKSNHSLRECPQFLERSINDRINIVKTSHLCYNCLSSDHGVRECKSRFSCRECSQRHHSLIHKGNQSQYPTTGTHQRGGARPSTSAAALNTLVQPGRQEARPSTSATDPTTLAQPVSEYARPSTSAAASTTLVQPSVSPNIQSTPCLEAPCSTTLTLQEIRPTPQPKETLLFTAIVQIKSRGHRYDARAIIDPGSQSTFISEKIRNKLQLPTVKNLIHVTGLSDAVSETSTKACVFNLCSRVNPSFELEVWAPVLKTLPSHLPTHYLRQNQFGDFAHLSLADPRFFESRPVDMLIGLDIGPLIFTKGGTMKSFGSLIAQDTVFGWIIGGPITEDPKSDRQITLYSASSLEKIITRFWEVEETPKKVLRSAEDIYCENNYKNTTRRNEAGRYIVTLPFKSCSEIGSSRNIALAQFHRMEKKLSKTPDIKAHYDAAILEYLELGHMRKVDPNSVYKTPHYYLPHHAVIKPDRVTTKLRVVFNASSPTSNKKSLNDILHTGPILQQDLVVQVLNWRFFKYVFNADVTKMYRQILVDPNQTAFQRILFRKSENHPIEDYELLTVTFGINCAPFLAIRTLLQLAEDVKDSHPLGSRIIKENLYVDDVLAGGHSIEEATAARKELASALESAGFELRKWASNDTRLLKDLNEDMLLPIDWLNISEASSTKTLGIRWNISGDNFTFTAPTVEERQMTPYQRYETVERRSYCRNCLARSHLAPDCPVVTACRTCDYRHHTMLHGAPQLRKTYGSYSPPPMEIANPRQLAIEPANQMPIVQGPPPVEIPYSRATVFVPTAMVELAPEEQDDWAGVRVLLCQASTITRIAAATVTRLGIPTRERRGHRLATIRLRSRHASRRTMYTIRAVVTRDLPRRPYSDPIIPDPTSSLRSLSLADADPRGNEPIDVEVGADAYAHLRRSGVVQPGLGAVFAQETDWGYVFVGPVTSQARNQD